A genomic segment from Glycine max cultivar Williams 82 chromosome 1, Glycine_max_v4.0, whole genome shotgun sequence encodes:
- the LOC113002208 gene encoding PTI1-like tyrosine-protein kinase At3g15890, producing MEATQGLPSYTEFEAKVADFGFANLIRDGVSHLTTRVKGTLGYLAPEYAMWGKVSGCCDVYSFGIFLLEIVSANKPIEKLPGGVKRDIVQWVTPHVQKGNFTHIADPKLKGHFDLEQLKSVVMIGMRRIDNTPEKRPSMQEVVEWLKGVCVSVYDYMPYLE from the coding sequence aCACTGAATTTGAAGCCAAGGTTGCTGATTTTGGTTTTGCTAACTTGATACGAGACGGTGTAAGCCATCTCACAACAAGGGTTAAAGGCACCCTTGGATATTTGGCCCCAGAGTATGCTATGTGGGGGAAGGTTTCTGGGTGCTGTGATGTTTACagttttgggatttttcttttggAGATTGTGAGTGCCAACAAACCAATTGAGAAACTCCCTGGTGGAGTGAAAAGGGACATAGTTCAATGGGTCACACCACATGTCCAAAAGGGTAACTTCACTCATATTGCTGATCCAAAGTTGAAGGGGCATTTTGATTTAGAGCAATTGAAATCTGTGGTCATGATAGGTATGAGGCGCATAGATAATACCCCAGAGAAGAGGCCTAGCATGCAAGAGGTGGTGGAGTGGCTCAAGGGTGTGTGTGTCAGTGTCTATGATTACATGCCCTATCTAGAATAA